Part of the Methanobacterium sp. genome, TCCATAGTAAATAATTAGAAGTTCACAGAGGTATCCTGAAAATCCACCAACTTTAAACTCCGCACCATAGGTATGGATAGATTTCATAAATTTTTTAAGTAAAAGAACTTCGCCCTTTTGATTTTCTCTTAAATTCTTTTTAATATATTCAGTATGTAAAATAGTGCGATCTACTGCTGATTTAAGCTCATGAGCACCTTTAATGTTATAACAGGGCACAAAATCAATTTCATATCCTTCTATAAATCCTGTGACGTAGGGATGGGAAGCGTAACGTAGTTCAGATATCCCATGCATCATTTCGATACATTTATAGCCTAATTTCAGTCCATATTTCTTTAAATCTTCCTCTGAAGTATCCAGAGGAAATTTTATAAATATATCAATATCAGCTTTTCCTTGCCATGTATCTTTAGCCACAGAACCAACAAGTACTGCTTCTGCATTTATACCCTTTTTAGATGCATAATCATTTATAATTTTGATTAATCTATAAGATAAATCCTTTACTTTTTTAGTTTCTATGTTTGCAGGTCTAATAATCTCTAAAACAGTGTTTAAATCAATATTTGGCAAAATAGTTCACCTTTAATATTTGCTTTAAAGCAAATATGGTCTATATAACCTGTTATTTTAAATCAAATTCCTTTATAGTGGTATAAATCGGTCCGGCAGGAGTTAATTCGCTTTTTTTAAGAACAATCTTACTAATATCCATTTCTCCAATTTCCACATCTCCAAGGTCTTTAAGTTTAGATAAAAGTCCTGCCTTTTCTTTTGCCCCTTTAACACGGCCTATTGTAAGGTGTGGAACATAACTTCTTTCTTTTTTAAAACCCATTTTTACAAAATCCACATCTAAATCTTTTTGAAGGTTTGAAAATGGTTCCGCATTATCCATTCCAAGCCAGAGGACTCTTATGTATCTTTCATTAGGAAATACTCCTGTTTTTTTAATACTGATTTTAAATGGCTCGTGATTTTCTATTTTATTTTCTATGACTTCAATTATGTCATTCAGCTTATTATCATCTATTTCGCCGAAAAATT contains:
- the thpR gene encoding RNA 2',3'-cyclic phosphodiesterase, whose amino-acid sequence is MRVFLAVEIDEKLLDKIADVQKRFAECEAPVKYVERENLHCTLKFFGEIDDNKLNDIIEVIENKIENHEPFKISIKKTGVFPNERYIRVLWLGMDNAEPFSNLQKDLDVDFVKMGFKKERSYVPHLTIGRVKGAKEKAGLLSKLKDLGDVEIGEMDISKIVLKKSELTPAGPIYTTIKEFDLK